The Salvia miltiorrhiza cultivar Shanhuang (shh) chromosome 1, IMPLAD_Smil_shh, whole genome shotgun sequence genome has a window encoding:
- the LOC131014355 gene encoding uncharacterized protein LOC131014355, translating into MCLRPIIVVDGTHLKGRNKGILFVAVTKDGNEQVFPMAFGVGPIENNESWTWFLSRLKLAYGQNSETLIVSDAHVSIENAINVVYPDVAHGLCYYHLLNKLTRFGKAAVALYQKVAYAYRDSEFDAAMASLKALKEEGGAYSKLMQFFDIKNIDESFNSRLLWAKRLPICSMVEAIRHIIEKWFDERHEATKSFSGDVTQEALRKLSVELERSRRYEVISMSRTAFKVKSSNKTFKVNLQTQSCTCVEWDLNMLPCSHAVAAIRHIGDDISMHVGDYYQVAKLRKAYSYRVNSVPPLASWTIPANIQGLAIDPPIIGKQSGRPKTTRHRGPNEKTTQSRRAGPDNAPSTSTSRAPRTCSLCGSASHTRDICTYLVSNE; encoded by the exons ATGTGCCTAAGGCCAATAATTGTGGTAGatggcacacacttgaagggtCGTAACAAAGGGATCTTGTTTGTTGCAGTGACGAAGGATGGTAACGAACAAGTCTTTCCCATGGCATTCGGCGTTGGGCCTATAGAGAATAATGAATCTTGGACGTGGTTTTTGTCTCGATTGAAGTTGGCTTATGGTCAGAATTCTGAAACTTTGATTGTTTCAGATGCACATGTCAGCATAGAGAATGCTATAAATGTTGTATATCCTGATGTTGCACATGGTTTGTGCTACTACCATCTGCTGAACAAGCTCACTCGGTTTGGCAAGGCAGCAGTTGCACTATATCAGAAAGTCGCTTATGCATATAGAGATAGTGAGTTTGATGCTGCGATGGCAAGTTTAAAAGCTCTTAAGGAAGAAGGTGGAGCTTATAGCAAATTGATGCAG TTTTTTGACATCAAAAATATCGATGAATCGTTCAATTCTCGTTTGTTGTGGGCCAAACGGTTGCCTATATGCTCCATGGTGGAGGCAATCCGTCACATCATAGAGAAATGGTTCGATGAAAGACATGAAGCTACAAAGTCATTTTCTGGTGATGTTACACAGGAAGCACTACGCAAGCTAAGTGTTGAATTGGAGAGATCAAGGAGATACGAGGTCATTTCCATGTCACGTACTGCTTTCAAGGTTAAGAGTTCGAACAAAACATTCAAAGTTAATCTACAAACGCAGTCGTGCACTTGTGTGGAGTGGGATTTGAACATGCTACCTTGCTCGCATGCAGTTGCAGCAATAAG GCATATAGGTGATGATATCTCCATGCATGTTGGAGATTATTATCAAGTTGCAAAACTACGTAAGGCGTATTCTTATCGAGTGAATTCTGTACCACCATTAGCGTCCTGGACGATTCCTGCAAATATTCAAGGTCTCGCCATAGATCCTCCTATAATCGGTAAACAATCTGGGCGTCCAAAGACCACGCGCCATCGGGGACCAAATGAGAAAACTACACAAAGCCGAAGAGCTGGACCAGATAATGCTCCTTCGACTAGCACAAGTCGTGCCCCAAGAACATGTAGCTTGTGTGGATCTGCATCGCACACTAGAGACATTTGTACTTATCTGGTGAGCAATGAGTGA
- the LOC131014278 gene encoding uncharacterized protein LOC131014278, translating into MGTGEILYEYWGRFKQMLAKCPQHQIPDHDLIRYFVGGLRRQDRQWLHVACGGSILNKSTVEAFKLIADMAEESRDEKGTIVRTTPVLAPSAQDKKLDKLCNMFKKFMTNQGTPNQGIPNIRKPVKPGGNNGGQNQKPFEPYRQQYNNQGWRQHENLRYGNNNFLGQNQGQTSIPPQYSQQPQQGRGSSLSEFVHQMAQQQMKFQQETEKFIMETRGGMQNVNSQLSHLAQAVARLERKQGTLSSQVEVKKVNAMTLRGGKELPEVDKEKNKEKPEINEQVGMGSADEEEFAQEREAKRKATGKGKEKSSQTEPRLPFPDKMAK; encoded by the exons ATGGGGACGGGAGAAATCCTCTATGAATACTGGGGAAGGTTCAAACAGATGttggccaaatgcccacaacaccaaATACCGGATCATGATCTTATTCGGTATTTCGTGGGAGGACTCCGAAGACAAGATAGACAATGGTTACACGTTGCGTGTGGAGGATCGATCTTAAACAAATCTACAGTGGAAGCTTTCAAGCTCATAGCCGACATGGCAGAGGAATCGAGAGATGAGAAAGGGACTATAGTCAGAACTACTCCGGTGCTGGCTCCTTCTGCCCAAGACAAAAAGTTGGACAAGCTTTGCAACATGTTCAAGAAATTTATGACGAACCAAGGAACACCCAATCAAGGGATTCCCAACATTCGGAAGCCTGTGAAG CCAGGAGGAAACAACGGAGGGCAGAACCAGAAACCTTTTGAGCCCTACAGGCAGCAGTACAACAATCAAGGATGGAGGCAACATGAGAATCTTAGGTACGGCAACAACAACTTTTTGGGGCAAAACCAAGGGCAGACGAGTATTCCACCACAATactcacaacaacctcaacagggAAGAGGATCCTCCCTATCAGAGTTCGTGCATCAAATGGCCCAACAACAAATGAAATTCCAGCAAGAGACCGAAAAGTTCATAATGGAGACGAGaggaggaatgcagaatgtgaactcccaactatcacatcttgcccaagcagTCGCCAGACTTGAAAGAAAACAAGGGACACTCTCATCCCAAGTGGAGGTGAAGAAGGTGAATGCCATGACACTCAGAGGAGGAAAGGAGTTACCCGAGGTTGATAaggagaaaaataaagaaaagccGGAGATCAACGAGCAAGTCGGAATGGGATCAGCAGATGAGGAAGAATTTGCCCAAGAGAGAGAGGCAAAGCGAAAGGCGACAGGGAAGGGTAAAGAGAAATCAAGCCAGACTGAGCCCAGACTCCCCTTCCCAGACAAAATGGCCAAGTAA